Below is a window of Thermomicrobiales bacterium DNA.
ATGTTCTTGCTGACCGAGAGCGCGATCGAGTCCATCACCAGCTGCTGGGCGGCATCGCCAGCCAGCCAGTTCACAAACGTCGCGGCGGCTTCCTGCTTCTCCGGATCGGAGAACGCGCTGGCCGTGTAGAGCAGCTCGAAGCCGGTGGTGGTGCAGGTGGAATCGGCCACCGGTCCCGGCCAGGCAACGAACGACAGATCGGCGTCCGGATTCACCTGCATGTAGCCGGTGAAGTCCGCCGTGCCGGCCACCATCATGGCGCCCTGCCCGTTGGCGAAGATCGCTTTGGCCGTGGTGTAGTCGGTCGCCTCGAAACCGGCGTTGTAGTACGGCATCAGGTCGAGCAACAGCTGCGTGGCGCTGACGGCTTCCGCATCGTTCAGCACGCGAGTGCCCTCGCGCACGCCCTGCACCCCATCCGGCCGGAGGACCGACGAGGTGAGCCCGATGTACATGAAGTACGGGTGCACCCAGTCCTTGGCGCCGAGCACCATCGGCGCGGCCACCCCGGCATCCTTGAGCGCCTGGGCGGTGCTCTTCAGCTCGTCCCAGGTGGTGGGCGGCGTGAGACCCGCGTCGGCGAAGACCGTGTTGTTGATCGCCAGACCGACCGTGTAGGCCGCCAGCGGGCAACCGTAGACCACGCCATCGACCTCGACCTGGCCGCGGGCGGAATCGGTCAGATTGCTGACATCCACCTTACCGGTCAGATCGATGAAGGGAAGATCGCCGCCTGCTTGCACGCGGACGATGATATTGCCCTCGAGATCGCCGAAGATGTCCGAGGTCTCTCCACCCTGGATGGCGGTCTGGATCTTGGCGCCGTATTGATCTCCCGGTGTGGCCGAAAAATCGATCTCGATCCCCGGGTTCGCCTCCTGGAAGGCATCGATCAAGGCCTGCATCGGCTCGGCCCATTCGGGGTGATTACCCCACATGGTGACCGTCACCGCGTCCTGCGCGCCGGCCGGGCGGATGCCAAAGGTGAACGAGGTGAGCGCGCCCGCCGCGGCCAGCGCGCCGCCCGCCTTGAGCAGCGATCGGCGATTGGTTGTACGACCGGTCAATGAAGAGATATCCGACATGAAAGACCTCCTGCGGTTGAGCTGCAACACGATTTGCCGGTTCTGGACCACCGTTGGTCCGCACGAGTTTTACTGCAACATTGTGAACGATTGACAGGAGACGTCAAGATGGGATAGCTTG
It encodes the following:
- a CDS encoding extracellular solute-binding protein, whose translation is MSDISSLTGRTTNRRSLLKAGGALAAAGALTSFTFGIRPAGAQDAVTVTMWGNHPEWAEPMQALIDAFQEANPGIEIDFSATPGDQYGAKIQTAIQGGETSDIFGDLEGNIIVRVQAGGDLPFIDLTGKVDVSNLTDSARGQVEVDGVVYGCPLAAYTVGLAINNTVFADAGLTPPTTWDELKSTAQALKDAGVAAPMVLGAKDWVHPYFMYIGLTSSVLRPDGVQGVREGTRVLNDAEAVSATQLLLDLMPYYNAGFEATDYTTAKAIFANGQGAMMVAGTADFTGYMQVNPDADLSFVAWPGPVADSTCTTTGFELLYTASAFSDPEKQEAAATFVNWLAGDAAQQLVMDSIALSVSKNITESTDPIRTQTAAAIQGGDVPVWYAVPELNGSVTVTQDNHGGLWTGRISAQEFCDLQQAAVKPSGAA